A portion of the Esox lucius isolate fEsoLuc1 chromosome 20, fEsoLuc1.pri, whole genome shotgun sequence genome contains these proteins:
- the clstn3 gene encoding calsyntenin-3 isoform X2: MDRMSFLSFLLLCLTSVANGNKANKHKPWIETEYQGIVMENDNTVLLNPPLFALDKDAPLHYAGEICGFRVHNGPSGSGSVQFEAVVLDRSTGEGLVRSKEPLDCESQREHSFTIQAYDCGEGPDGANSKKSHKATVHVRVNDVNEFSPVFVERRYEASVPEGRLFDRIVRVEALDADCSPQYSQICFYDIITPNVPFAIDNDGNIKNTEPLDSKRQRVHTFWVTAFDCGKNRAQADAQVVVTVKPSCKPGWIGWSKRVEYTPGSGSIPLFPSLHLETCEETVWNIQATVDLQTGHIGKGCDRDSYSDRSVRRLCGAVRGEVDLLPPPSPAANWTSALPTLPSSDSSLVFSFNGSAHVAVVPSSVAAAISGDHFTLQLWMRRGGATTQPPSNQARGTRREEETIICSTVKNDDSFSHYYLSVHGCRLSLFYWPDVSAARPVKFLWKLEQVCDSEWHHLSLSVQFPSVTLYVDGVTFDPALIHDNGAIPNPAPRQRMVIGACWETEEKQKDILNNTIPEGKDTGRYVAGYRGLLSGVTVRPGSVEPHSVVECLYACREGLDFGDLETLGSGMKVHVNPSQSVLVLEGDDIESFNRAVQQVTYRNSLRFATPGVRPLKLTTSLRCFNEESCLTLRQLEGYLVVLQPDAPQISLSGVGPHLARPAPEFEGPRGVPLFPELRIVCSLSHAVNTAAQGMEGGALMSDAVAHTLDGCEVQPLGEELNPEREELLVDMDALRERGLEIINTTAYIAITGAESISVYEDVLRSVRYRLAKGSARFERRFRLSCSEMNGRYTSNELTLEVNFLHSLDSLYHPSHLLASQQQFLHPSHHSGELSGHTLPNPHRNSVVPGAATVIIMVCVGFLVVMVILGVFRIRSIHRRGEGARGAAKEGSGQWDDSALTIIVNPMESYESRMGISVDTEGEGEEDEEVVESPDDASDDQRVIIIKKEGKEGNPRRY; encoded by the exons ATGGACAGAATGAgttttctctccttcctcctcctttgCTTGACTTCAGTTGCCAATGGCAACAAAG CCAATAAACACAAGCCATGGATCGAGACGGAGTACCAGGGCATCGTCATGGAGAACGACAACACAGTTCTGCTCAACCCGCCGTTGTTCGCCCTGGATAAAGACGCCCCGCTCCACTACGCAG GTGAAATATGTGGCTTCCGCGTTCACAATGGGCCCTCGGGATCCGGATCGGTACAGTTTGAGGCTGTGGTTTTGGACCGCTCCACAGGGGAGGGCCTAGTTCGCTCAAAGGAGCCGCTGGACTGTGAAAGCCAACGGGAGCATAGCTTCACCATCCAAGCCTATGACTGTGGAGAGGGTCCAGATGGGGCCAACAGCAAGAAGTCCCACAA AGCCACCGTTCATGTGCGTGTGAACGACGTAAATGAGTTCTCCCCAGTGTTCGTGGAGCGTCGCTACGAGGCGTCTGTACCAGAGGGCCGTCTGTTCGACCGCATCGTGCGTGTGGAGGCCCTCGACGCCGACTGCTCCCCGCAGTACAGCCAGATCTGCTTCTACGACATCATCACCCCCAATGTTCCTTTTGCCATAGATAACGATG GTAACATTAAGAACACAGAACCGTTGGATTCAAAACGCCAGCGCGTCCACACCTTCTGGGTGACAGCATTCGACTGTGGCAAGAACCGCGCGCAGGCCGACGCTCAGGTGGTGGTCACGGTCAAGCCGTCCTGCAAACCCGGCTGGATCG GCTGGTCGAAGCGTGTGGAGTATACCCCCGGGTCAGGCAGCATTCCCCTGTTTCCCAGCCTTCACCTGGAGACCTGCGAAGAGACCGTGTGGAACATCCAGGCCACCGTAGATCTGCAGACGGGCCATATTGGAAAGGGCTGTGATAGGGACAGCTATTCAGACCGATCAGTGCGCAGGCTGTGTG GCGCTGTGCGAGGAGAGGTAGACCTTCTCCCGCCCCCGTCTCCTGCAGCCAATTGGACGTCGgccctgcccacccttccttcTTCCGATTCGTCCCTGGTATTCTCCTTCAATGGCTCCGCCCATGTCGCCGTGGTACCCAGCTCAGTTGCCGCAGCGATATCTGGAGACCATTTTACACTCCAGCTGTGGATGCGAAGGGGTGGGGCCACTACCCAACCACCCTCCAATCAAGCCAGGGGAACGCGTAGGGAGGAGGAGACTATTATTTGCAGTACCGTCAAAAATG ACGACTCCTTCTCCCACTACTATCTCTCCGTTCACGGCTGccgcctctctctcttctactGGCCCGATGTGTCTGCTGCGCGGCCCGTGAAATTCCTCTGGAAACTGGAGCAG GTGTGTGACAGCGAGTGGCATCACCTGTCCCTTAGCGTTCAGTTCCCCTCGGTGACGCTCTACGTGGACGGCGTCACCTTTGACCCGGCTCTGATCCACGACAATGGAGCCATTCCCAACCCTGCCCCACGACAGCGCATGGTCATTGGTGCCTGCTGGG agacagaagagaagcAGAAGGACATCCTTAACAACACCATCCCCGAAGGGAAAGACACAG ggAGGTATGTGGCTGGTTACCGTGGCCTGTTGTCTGGGGTGACGGTGCGTCCCGGCAGTGTGGAACCTCACAGCGTGGTGGAGTGTCTCTACGCCTGCAGGGAGGGACTGGACTTTGGGGACCTGGAGACCTTGGGCTCGGGCATGaag GTGCACGTGAACCCCAGTCAATCTGTGCTGGTTCTGGAGGGGGATGACATTGAGAGCTTCAATAGGGCTGTGCAGCAGGTCACCTACAGGAACTCCCTACGCTTCGCCACCCCAGGAGTCAGACCGCTCAAACTGACTACCTCcctcag GTGTTTCAATGAGGAGAGCTGCCTCACTCTCAGACAGTTGGAGGGCTACCTGGTGGTCCTTCAGCCCGATGCCCCTCAGATCTCCCTGTCCGGCGTGGGCCCTCACCTGGCCCGCCCGGCCCCTGAATTCGAGGGCCCCCGCGGCGTGCCCCTTTTCCCGGAGCTGAGGATCGTGTGCTCCCTGTCTCACGCCGTTAATACGGCCGCGCAGGGcatggagggaggag CTCTGATGTCAGACGCCGTGGCGCACACTCTGGATGGCTGTGAGGTCCAACCCCTGGGGGAGGAGCTGAACCCAGAAAGGGAGGAGCTTCTGGTGGACATGGATGCCCTCAGAGAAAGGGGTCTGGAGATCATCAACACCACCGCGTACATCGCAATCACAG GTGCCGAGTCCATCTCTGTGTACGAGGATGTCCTTCGGTCTGTCCGTTACAGGCTGGCCAAAGGCTCGGCCCGCTTCGAGAGGCGGTTCCGTTTGTCCTGCTCTGAGATGAATGGGAGGTACACCAGCAACGAGCTCACACTGGAG GTGAATTTCCTGCATTCCTTAGACAGTCTGTATCACCCGTCTCACCTCCTGGCCTCCCAGCAGCAGTTCCTCCACCCGTCTCATCACTCTGGGGAACTAAGCGGACACACCCTACCCAACCCCCACCGCAATTCAG TGGTTCCAGGGGCAGCCACGGTCATCATCATGGTGTGTGTTGGCTTTCTGGTTGTCATGGTGATCCTGGGAGTGTTCCGAATCCGTTCCATCCACCGACGTGGAGAGGGAGCTCGGGGAGCGGCTAAGGAGGGGAGTGGCCAGTGGGACGACTCTGCCCTCACCATCATCGTCAACCCCATGGAG tcctACGAGTCTCGTATGGGCATCTCGGTCGACACCGAAGGTGAGGGCGAGGAGGACGAGGAAGTGGTGGAGTCGCCCGATGATGCAAGCGATGACCAGCGAGTCATCATCATCAAAaaggaggggaaggagggcAACCCCCGCCGCTACTAA
- the clstn3 gene encoding calsyntenin-3 isoform X1, which translates to MDRMSFLSFLLLCLTSVANGNKANKHKPWIETEYQGIVMENDNTVLLNPPLFALDKDAPLHYAGEICGFRVHNGPSGSGSVQFEAVVLDRSTGEGLVRSKEPLDCESQREHSFTIQAYDCGEGPDGANSKKSHKATVHVRVNDVNEFSPVFVERRYEASVPEGRLFDRIVRVEALDADCSPQYSQICFYDIITPNVPFAIDNDGNIKNTEPLDSKRQRVHTFWVTAFDCGKNRAQADAQVVVTVKPSCKPGWIGWSKRVEYTPGSGSIPLFPSLHLETCEETVWNIQATVDLQTGHIGKGCDRDSYSDRSVRRLCGAVRGEVDLLPPPSPAANWTSALPTLPSSDSSLVFSFNGSAHVAVVPSSVAAAISGDHFTLQLWMRRGGATTQPPSNQARGTRREEETIICSTVKNGQSHDDSFSHYYLSVHGCRLSLFYWPDVSAARPVKFLWKLEQVCDSEWHHLSLSVQFPSVTLYVDGVTFDPALIHDNGAIPNPAPRQRMVIGACWETEEKQKDILNNTIPEGKDTGRYVAGYRGLLSGVTVRPGSVEPHSVVECLYACREGLDFGDLETLGSGMKVHVNPSQSVLVLEGDDIESFNRAVQQVTYRNSLRFATPGVRPLKLTTSLRCFNEESCLTLRQLEGYLVVLQPDAPQISLSGVGPHLARPAPEFEGPRGVPLFPELRIVCSLSHAVNTAAQGMEGGALMSDAVAHTLDGCEVQPLGEELNPEREELLVDMDALRERGLEIINTTAYIAITGAESISVYEDVLRSVRYRLAKGSARFERRFRLSCSEMNGRYTSNELTLEVNFLHSLDSLYHPSHLLASQQQFLHPSHHSGELSGHTLPNPHRNSVVPGAATVIIMVCVGFLVVMVILGVFRIRSIHRRGEGARGAAKEGSGQWDDSALTIIVNPMESYESRMGISVDTEGEGEEDEEVVESPDDASDDQRVIIIKKEGKEGNPRRY; encoded by the exons ATGGACAGAATGAgttttctctccttcctcctcctttgCTTGACTTCAGTTGCCAATGGCAACAAAG CCAATAAACACAAGCCATGGATCGAGACGGAGTACCAGGGCATCGTCATGGAGAACGACAACACAGTTCTGCTCAACCCGCCGTTGTTCGCCCTGGATAAAGACGCCCCGCTCCACTACGCAG GTGAAATATGTGGCTTCCGCGTTCACAATGGGCCCTCGGGATCCGGATCGGTACAGTTTGAGGCTGTGGTTTTGGACCGCTCCACAGGGGAGGGCCTAGTTCGCTCAAAGGAGCCGCTGGACTGTGAAAGCCAACGGGAGCATAGCTTCACCATCCAAGCCTATGACTGTGGAGAGGGTCCAGATGGGGCCAACAGCAAGAAGTCCCACAA AGCCACCGTTCATGTGCGTGTGAACGACGTAAATGAGTTCTCCCCAGTGTTCGTGGAGCGTCGCTACGAGGCGTCTGTACCAGAGGGCCGTCTGTTCGACCGCATCGTGCGTGTGGAGGCCCTCGACGCCGACTGCTCCCCGCAGTACAGCCAGATCTGCTTCTACGACATCATCACCCCCAATGTTCCTTTTGCCATAGATAACGATG GTAACATTAAGAACACAGAACCGTTGGATTCAAAACGCCAGCGCGTCCACACCTTCTGGGTGACAGCATTCGACTGTGGCAAGAACCGCGCGCAGGCCGACGCTCAGGTGGTGGTCACGGTCAAGCCGTCCTGCAAACCCGGCTGGATCG GCTGGTCGAAGCGTGTGGAGTATACCCCCGGGTCAGGCAGCATTCCCCTGTTTCCCAGCCTTCACCTGGAGACCTGCGAAGAGACCGTGTGGAACATCCAGGCCACCGTAGATCTGCAGACGGGCCATATTGGAAAGGGCTGTGATAGGGACAGCTATTCAGACCGATCAGTGCGCAGGCTGTGTG GCGCTGTGCGAGGAGAGGTAGACCTTCTCCCGCCCCCGTCTCCTGCAGCCAATTGGACGTCGgccctgcccacccttccttcTTCCGATTCGTCCCTGGTATTCTCCTTCAATGGCTCCGCCCATGTCGCCGTGGTACCCAGCTCAGTTGCCGCAGCGATATCTGGAGACCATTTTACACTCCAGCTGTGGATGCGAAGGGGTGGGGCCACTACCCAACCACCCTCCAATCAAGCCAGGGGAACGCGTAGGGAGGAGGAGACTATTATTTGCAGTACCGTCAAAAATGGTCAGTCTCATG ACGACTCCTTCTCCCACTACTATCTCTCCGTTCACGGCTGccgcctctctctcttctactGGCCCGATGTGTCTGCTGCGCGGCCCGTGAAATTCCTCTGGAAACTGGAGCAG GTGTGTGACAGCGAGTGGCATCACCTGTCCCTTAGCGTTCAGTTCCCCTCGGTGACGCTCTACGTGGACGGCGTCACCTTTGACCCGGCTCTGATCCACGACAATGGAGCCATTCCCAACCCTGCCCCACGACAGCGCATGGTCATTGGTGCCTGCTGGG agacagaagagaagcAGAAGGACATCCTTAACAACACCATCCCCGAAGGGAAAGACACAG ggAGGTATGTGGCTGGTTACCGTGGCCTGTTGTCTGGGGTGACGGTGCGTCCCGGCAGTGTGGAACCTCACAGCGTGGTGGAGTGTCTCTACGCCTGCAGGGAGGGACTGGACTTTGGGGACCTGGAGACCTTGGGCTCGGGCATGaag GTGCACGTGAACCCCAGTCAATCTGTGCTGGTTCTGGAGGGGGATGACATTGAGAGCTTCAATAGGGCTGTGCAGCAGGTCACCTACAGGAACTCCCTACGCTTCGCCACCCCAGGAGTCAGACCGCTCAAACTGACTACCTCcctcag GTGTTTCAATGAGGAGAGCTGCCTCACTCTCAGACAGTTGGAGGGCTACCTGGTGGTCCTTCAGCCCGATGCCCCTCAGATCTCCCTGTCCGGCGTGGGCCCTCACCTGGCCCGCCCGGCCCCTGAATTCGAGGGCCCCCGCGGCGTGCCCCTTTTCCCGGAGCTGAGGATCGTGTGCTCCCTGTCTCACGCCGTTAATACGGCCGCGCAGGGcatggagggaggag CTCTGATGTCAGACGCCGTGGCGCACACTCTGGATGGCTGTGAGGTCCAACCCCTGGGGGAGGAGCTGAACCCAGAAAGGGAGGAGCTTCTGGTGGACATGGATGCCCTCAGAGAAAGGGGTCTGGAGATCATCAACACCACCGCGTACATCGCAATCACAG GTGCCGAGTCCATCTCTGTGTACGAGGATGTCCTTCGGTCTGTCCGTTACAGGCTGGCCAAAGGCTCGGCCCGCTTCGAGAGGCGGTTCCGTTTGTCCTGCTCTGAGATGAATGGGAGGTACACCAGCAACGAGCTCACACTGGAG GTGAATTTCCTGCATTCCTTAGACAGTCTGTATCACCCGTCTCACCTCCTGGCCTCCCAGCAGCAGTTCCTCCACCCGTCTCATCACTCTGGGGAACTAAGCGGACACACCCTACCCAACCCCCACCGCAATTCAG TGGTTCCAGGGGCAGCCACGGTCATCATCATGGTGTGTGTTGGCTTTCTGGTTGTCATGGTGATCCTGGGAGTGTTCCGAATCCGTTCCATCCACCGACGTGGAGAGGGAGCTCGGGGAGCGGCTAAGGAGGGGAGTGGCCAGTGGGACGACTCTGCCCTCACCATCATCGTCAACCCCATGGAG tcctACGAGTCTCGTATGGGCATCTCGGTCGACACCGAAGGTGAGGGCGAGGAGGACGAGGAAGTGGTGGAGTCGCCCGATGATGCAAGCGATGACCAGCGAGTCATCATCATCAAAaaggaggggaaggagggcAACCCCCGCCGCTACTAA